The Rhopalosiphum maidis isolate BTI-1 chromosome 1, ASM367621v3, whole genome shotgun sequence genome has a segment encoding these proteins:
- the LOC113549307 gene encoding uncharacterized protein LOC113549307 encodes MTAEARRYAVPSLIKSAYRACDKIQRHTYRTDYCTLPRVDMQRCCKSLFEILKLNTEAGGFDPEGDRRSMYRKVMRRGGNGGRGFGAVCEMAASYGHVDCLRLAHEIGCPWDASTPSVAALGGHLECLMYMHDNSCAWDERTCNKAAGAGNLHCLRYAHENGCPWHELTCADAAAGGHLDCLKYAHENGCPWDEHTCFLAAMLDQLACLVYAHQNGCPWDRDYTDRLFISRRCLEYAFNIGCPNFWWTTNAGYNLFN; translated from the coding sequence ATGACCGCCGAGGCGAGACGGTACGCCGTACCCAGCCTCATCAAGTCGGCGTACCGGGCGTGCGACAAGATCCAGCGGCACACGTACCGGACGGATTACTGTACGCTTCCGCGCGTCGACATGCAGCGCTGTTGCAAGTCGCTGTTCGAAATCTTGAAGCTGAACACGGAAGCCGGCGGTTTCGACCCGGAAGGCGACAGGCGGTCCATGTACCGGAAGGTGATGCGCCGCGGCGGCAACGGCGGCCGCGGGTTTGGAGCCGTGTGCGAGATGGCCGCCAGTTACGGGCACGTCGACTGTCTGCGGCTGGCCCACGAGATCGGCTGCCCGTGGGACGCGTCGACGCCCTCGGTCGCGGCCCTCGGCGGACACCTGGAGTGTCTGATGTACATGCACGACAACTCTTGCGCGTGGGACGAACGGACGTGCAACAAAGCGGCGGGCGCGGGCAACTTGCACTGTCTCAGGTATGCGCACGAAAACGGATGTCCGTGGCACGAGCTCACGTGCGCCGATGCTGCAGCGGGCGGACACCTGGACTGCCTGAAGTATGCGCACGAAAATGGATGTCCGTGGGACGAACACACGTGTTTTCTGGCCGCAATGTTGGATCAGTTGGCGTGTCTCGTGTATGCCCATCAAAACGGATGTCCCTGGGACAGGGACTACACCGACCGTTTGTTCATCAGTCGGCGATGTCTCGAGTACGCGTTCAACATAGGATGTCCGAACTTTTGGTGGACGACCAACGccggttataatttatttaattag